The following proteins are encoded in a genomic region of Salvelinus namaycush isolate Seneca chromosome 12, SaNama_1.0, whole genome shotgun sequence:
- the LOC120056425 gene encoding solute carrier family 23 member 1-like has product MIYTIEDVPPWYLCILLGLQHYLTCFSGTIAVPFLLAEAMCVGQDQYMVSQLVGTIFTCVGITTIIQTTFGVRLPLFQASAFAFLIPAQAILGLDRWKCPPKEEIYGNWSLPLNTSHIWHPRIREIQGAIIASSVVEVVIGLVGLPGLLLDYIGPLTVTPTVSLIGLSVFQTAGDRAGSHWGLSALSIFLIVLFAQYLRNWSFPLPSYNRKNGFSTARVQIFKMFPIIMAIMLVWLLCYILTLTDVLPSDPSQYGQKARTDARGDIMTLSPWFRVPYPCQWGLPTMTIAGVLGMFSATLAGIVESIGDYYACARLSGAPPPPVHAINRGIFTEGVCCIIAGLLGTGNGSTSSSPNIGVLGITKVGSRRVVQYGAAIMFLLGTVGKFTALFASLPDPILGGMFCTLFGMITAVGLSNLQSVDLNSSRNLFVLGFSMFFGLMLPNYLDMHPGCIQTGVAEVDQILTVLLTTEMFVGGFLAFALDNTIPGTRRERGLLDWKADESRGGSSANMRTYDFPIGMSCVRKVSFLRYLPICPSFQGFMRCRRKDSVQENMEDELIERNESLRMDTTITLACTKV; this is encoded by the exons ATGATCTACACCATAGAGGATGTCCCACCGTGGTACCTCTGCATTCTACTGGGCCTCCAg CACTACCTGACGTGTTTCAGCGGGACCATCGCTGTGCCCTTCCTGCTGGCGGAGGCCATGTGTGTGGGACAAGACCAGTACATGGTCAGTCAGCTGGTGGGAACCATCTTCACCTGCGTGGGAATCACCACAATCATACAGACCACATTTGGAGTCAG GTTACCTCTTTTCCAGGCCAGTGCTTTTGCCTTCCTCATCCCTGCCCAAGCCATCTTAGGGCTGGATAGATGGAAATGTCCCCCTAAAG AGGAGATTTATGGAAACTGGAGTCTTCCTCTGAACACCTCACACATCTGGCACCCAAGGATAAGAGAG ATCCAGGGTGCCATCATAGCATCCAGTGTGGTGGAGGTGGTCATCGGGCTGGTGGGTCTCCCTGGTCTCCTGCTGGACTACATCGGGCCCCTGACCGTCACCCCCACCGTGTCCCTCATCGGCCTGTCTGTATTCCAGACCGCTGGGGACAGAGCCGGGTCTCACTGGGGCCTCTCAGCACT GTCCATCTTCCTCATCGTGCTGTTTGCTCAGTATCTGAGGAACTGGTCCTTCCCGCTCCCCTCCTACAACAGAAAGAACGGCTTCAGCACCGCCAGGGTTCAGATCTTTAAGATGTTCCCG ATTATCATGGCCATCATGTTGGTGTGGTTGCTATGTTACATCCTGACCCTGACCGATGTGCTGCCCAGTGACCCCAGCCAGTACGGACAGAAGGCACGCACAGATGCCCGTGGTGACATCATGACCCTCTCCCCCTGGTTCCGGGTCCCCTACCCCT GTCAGTGGGGGTTGCCCACGATGACCATCGCTGGGGTGCTGGGCATGTTCAGCGCCACACTAGCTGGCATCGTAGAGTCTATCGGGGACTATTACGCCTGTGCCCGCCTCTCAGGGGCACCCCCTCCACCTGTCCATGCCATCAACAG GGGTATCTTCACAGAGGGGGTGTGCTGTATTATAGCAGGACTGCTGGGTACAGGAAATGGCTCCACCTCTTCCAGTCCCAACATTGGAGTTCTGGGAATCACTAAG gtGGGAAGCAGGAGGGTAGTACAATACGGGGCAGCCATAATGTTCCTGTTAGGAACTGTAGGGAAATTCACTGCCCTCTTCGCATCGCTGCCTGACCCCATTCTAGGTGGTATGTTCTGCACCTTGTTCG GTATGATCACGGCTGTGGGCTTGTCCAACCTGCAGAGTGTAGACCTCAACTCCTCTAGGAATCTTTTTGTCCTCGGCTTCTCCATGTTCTTTGGCCTAATGTTGCCCAATTACCTAGACATGCATCCCGGCTGCATCCAAACAG GAGTTGCAGAGGTGGATCAAATCCTTACAGTGCTCCTGACCACGGAGATGTTTGTCGGAGGCTTCCTGGCGTTTGCTCTGGATAACACCATCCCAG GCaccaggagggagagagggctgctGGACTGGAAGGCAGATGAGAGCAGGGGGGGAAGCTCAGCGAACATGCGTACTTATGACTTCCCTATTGGAATGAGCTGCGTTAGGAAAGTCAGCTTCCTGCGCTATCTACCCATCTGCCCCAGCTTCCAAGGCTTCATGCGATGCAGACGGAAGGACAGCGTGCAGGAAAACATGGAGGATGAATTAATAGAGAGGAATGAGAGTTTACGCATGGACACAACAATTACCTTGGCCTGTACCAAAGTATAG